One window of Pseudacidobacterium ailaaui genomic DNA carries:
- the ctaD gene encoding cytochrome c oxidase subunit I yields MADSTFPVPGAIGAAAPRRQWSQTAFLAWLHDWVVTVDHKKLGILYMLYAIFFLLVGGVEAMLIRIQLIRPEMHFLSPEVFNRVFTMHGTTMVFLVGMTYIFGFANYLIPLMVGARDMAFPRLNALSFWLTFFGGLLLYYSFIGGYGLYGAGSAPDTMWWAYSPLTERAFSPGHAPDYWALSLIITGFGTIGASINVIATALCMRCKGMTLMRLPLFVWLNMVTSFLALITVTPLTAAQVMLLIDRYLGGHFFDTQAGGSALIWAHFFWIFGHPEVYVLVLPSFAIANEVIPVFSRKAIFGYPAMVAASVGIAFVSLGVWAHHMFSIGMTSVGNAFFVLSTQLVGIPTGIKIFNWVATMWGGKIRFSTPMLFCTAFLFQFLIAGLTGIILSVAPWNWQLHNSYFVIAHFHYVLVGAIVFAIFAGIYYWYPKATGRMLSEKLGKWHFWLFVIGFHVTFDTMHIPGILGMPRSIFTYEADRGWGTWNFIVSIGGFIQAIAVLVFAYNLIYSYFKGKSAGNDPWDAWTLEWATPSPPPAYNFAEDPVVTSRRPLWDIKHPEDPDWRYE; encoded by the coding sequence ATGGCAGATTCAACATTTCCAGTTCCAGGCGCAATCGGGGCCGCAGCGCCCAGGCGGCAGTGGTCGCAGACCGCGTTTCTTGCGTGGCTGCATGACTGGGTGGTCACCGTAGACCACAAGAAGCTAGGCATTCTCTACATGCTGTACGCCATCTTCTTCCTGCTGGTGGGCGGGGTGGAGGCGATGCTGATCCGCATCCAGCTTATCCGGCCGGAGATGCATTTTCTCTCGCCGGAGGTCTTCAACCGGGTCTTTACGATGCATGGCACCACGATGGTCTTTCTCGTGGGCATGACTTATATTTTCGGGTTTGCCAACTATCTGATTCCGCTCATGGTGGGCGCGCGGGACATGGCATTCCCGAGGCTGAATGCTTTGAGCTTCTGGCTGACCTTCTTCGGCGGTCTGCTGCTCTACTACAGCTTCATCGGCGGATACGGCCTCTATGGAGCAGGCAGCGCGCCGGACACCATGTGGTGGGCCTATTCTCCTCTGACCGAGCGCGCCTTTTCTCCTGGGCATGCTCCTGATTACTGGGCGCTCTCGCTGATTATCACCGGCTTCGGCACCATCGGGGCTTCGATCAATGTGATTGCCACGGCGCTCTGCATGCGCTGCAAGGGGATGACGCTGATGCGGCTGCCCTTGTTTGTCTGGCTGAACATGGTGACCTCGTTCCTGGCGCTGATTACGGTCACGCCGCTGACGGCGGCACAGGTGATGCTGCTGATCGACCGCTATCTTGGCGGGCACTTCTTTGACACGCAGGCCGGGGGTTCGGCGCTGATCTGGGCCCACTTCTTCTGGATCTTCGGGCACCCGGAAGTTTATGTGCTGGTGCTGCCGAGCTTTGCCATTGCCAATGAGGTCATCCCCGTATTTTCCCGCAAGGCGATCTTTGGCTACCCGGCAATGGTGGCGGCCTCGGTAGGAATTGCGTTTGTGAGTCTGGGTGTCTGGGCGCACCACATGTTTTCCATCGGAATGACCTCTGTTGGGAACGCCTTCTTTGTGCTTTCCACGCAGTTGGTGGGTATTCCGACCGGCATCAAGATTTTTAACTGGGTGGCGACGATGTGGGGCGGAAAAATCCGTTTCAGTACCCCCATGCTTTTCTGCACTGCATTTCTCTTCCAGTTCCTGATTGCCGGGCTGACCGGCATCATCCTTTCCGTCGCCCCGTGGAACTGGCAGTTGCACAACTCCTACTTTGTCATTGCGCATTTCCACTATGTACTGGTGGGGGCCATTGTCTTCGCTATTTTTGCTGGCATCTATTACTGGTATCCCAAGGCCACAGGGCGGATGCTGAGCGAAAAACTGGGCAAGTGGCACTTCTGGCTCTTTGTCATCGGCTTCCATGTCACGTTTGACACGATGCACATTCCTGGCATTCTGGGCATGCCCCGGTCCATTTTCACCTATGAAGCCGACCGTGGATGGGGGACCTGGAACTTTATCGTTTCCATCGGCGGGTTTATTCAGGCCATTGCCGTCCTGGTCTTTGCCTACAACCTGATTTACTCCTACTTCAAGGGAAAATCTGCGGGCAACGATCCCTGGGATGCCTGGACGCTGGAATGGGCAACGCCCTCTCCGCCGCCGGCCTACAACTTTGCTGAAGATCCGGTGGTGACCAGCCGCCGTCCATTGTGGGACATCAAGCATCCGGAAGACCCGGACTGGAGATATGAGTGA
- the coxB gene encoding cytochrome c oxidase subunit II has protein sequence MKWSVKWFLFLFLFLASQAIFAEGPQSTPSIFAPASTPANSIYELSLFVIAITGGIFVTVGSLIAWAAFRYRQHGQDDTSEPAQIYGSTQVELAWTVIPILIVVVLFLTTARVIFAIQDAPKPKSALDVTVVGHQYWWEFNYPKLGIHAVNELHVPLSDADHPTPTYLTLLSADVMHSFWVPQLSGKTDLVPNKVNHLWIDPHHPGLYVGQCAQFCGVEHAKMLLRVYVDTPEQFAAWVKNQQQQAVNDPKVAEGRHVFETQACMNCHTIAGTAATGRFGPDLTHLMSRDTLASGATSNTPDHLREWIRNPDTFKPGSLMPAMQLSDQQLDQVTAYLSTLR, from the coding sequence GTGAAGTGGTCTGTCAAATGGTTTTTGTTTCTTTTTCTGTTTTTGGCGAGCCAGGCCATTTTTGCCGAGGGACCACAATCCACGCCGAGCATATTTGCCCCTGCTTCGACGCCTGCAAACTCGATTTATGAGTTGTCTCTGTTTGTCATTGCCATTACAGGCGGAATTTTTGTTACCGTAGGGTCCTTGATTGCCTGGGCGGCGTTTCGTTATCGCCAACACGGACAGGACGACACCAGTGAGCCGGCGCAGATTTATGGGTCCACGCAGGTTGAGCTGGCCTGGACGGTCATTCCCATCCTTATTGTTGTTGTGCTCTTCCTGACTACGGCGCGGGTCATCTTTGCGATCCAGGATGCGCCGAAGCCCAAGTCTGCGCTGGATGTGACGGTAGTCGGACACCAGTACTGGTGGGAGTTCAATTATCCCAAGCTGGGGATCCACGCTGTGAATGAGCTGCATGTGCCTCTGAGCGATGCGGACCACCCCACGCCGACCTATCTCACCCTGCTTTCTGCAGATGTGATGCACAGCTTCTGGGTGCCGCAGCTTTCCGGCAAGACCGACCTGGTCCCCAACAAGGTGAACCATCTGTGGATTGATCCGCATCACCCTGGGCTGTACGTGGGGCAGTGCGCGCAGTTTTGCGGTGTGGAGCATGCCAAGATGCTGCTTCGCGTCTATGTAGATACACCCGAGCAATTTGCCGCCTGGGTGAAGAACCAGCAGCAGCAGGCGGTGAATGATCCGAAGGTTGCCGAGGGCCGGCATGTGTTTGAGACGCAGGCGTGCATGAACTGCCACACCATTGCGGGCACGGCGGCCACGGGGCGCTTTGGTCCGGACCTGACGCACCTGATGAGCCGCGATACCCTCGCCTCCGGGGCGACGAGCAATACGCCGGACCATCTGCGGGAGTGGATCCGGAACCCGGACACCTTCAAGCCGGGATCGCTGATGCCGGCCATGCAGTTGAGCGACCAGCAGCTGGACCAGGTGACCGCTTATCTTTCCACATTGCGGTAG
- a CDS encoding PepSY-associated TM helix domain-containing protein, whose protein sequence is MTMALCTEPAEKGSAARRGLLWRLVHRPRETFLRRALFQVHLWAGIAIGLLTTIVGISGSAIVYKHDLERRLTPALYRTTSTPRLSADALMARAENLHPGWTLEYVATEEASPSALPDPWILYLAPPGSKSFEKDVLVYLDPGTGKVLGETRRSTALHPASLIDWTAELHYRLLAGETGLVVNGIGAALLFVLCVSGLILWWPGRKHWRSHLKVHWRARWPRLNWDLHNVIGLWTTLPLAVEALTGVLFCFYLPTATLLVTLLGGNAQQLRELFSAPLSAAPHTRQALVEPMVRTALRAYPGSSLYGITPPADASGSVLIRLAPPHAADRGDFILMAFDQYSGQLLRQMDSRQMGFAARVLLFMGPLHFGSFAGNFSRMAWVLLGLTPGLLFFTGFLMWWRRVPARRIRQQSVPS, encoded by the coding sequence ATGACGATGGCTTTATGCACGGAACCGGCCGAGAAAGGCAGCGCCGCCCGTCGAGGACTGCTCTGGCGTCTGGTCCACCGTCCGCGCGAGACATTTCTGCGCCGCGCCCTCTTTCAGGTGCACCTTTGGGCAGGCATCGCGATTGGGCTGCTGACGACCATCGTGGGCATTTCCGGCAGCGCCATTGTTTATAAACACGATCTGGAAAGGCGCTTGACGCCTGCGCTTTACAGGACCACCAGCACTCCACGTCTTTCGGCCGATGCTTTAATGGCGCGCGCAGAAAATCTGCATCCAGGCTGGACCCTTGAATACGTCGCCACCGAAGAGGCATCCCCGTCGGCGCTCCCCGATCCGTGGATTCTGTATTTGGCCCCGCCGGGGAGCAAGTCTTTTGAAAAGGACGTGCTGGTGTACCTTGACCCCGGGACCGGAAAGGTCCTGGGTGAAACACGCCGGTCCACGGCGCTCCATCCGGCAAGTCTTATCGACTGGACCGCCGAGTTGCACTATCGCCTGCTTGCCGGAGAGACAGGGCTGGTGGTCAACGGAATTGGCGCGGCGCTCCTGTTTGTGTTGTGTGTGAGCGGCCTCATTCTCTGGTGGCCCGGACGGAAACACTGGCGGTCGCACCTGAAGGTCCACTGGCGCGCACGTTGGCCGCGCCTGAACTGGGACCTGCATAATGTCATCGGTCTGTGGACCACGCTGCCCCTTGCGGTGGAAGCGCTGACGGGAGTGCTTTTTTGTTTCTATCTGCCCACCGCCACACTGCTCGTCACTCTGCTGGGCGGAAATGCGCAGCAGCTCCGGGAATTGTTCTCTGCGCCGTTGTCTGCTGCTCCGCATACGCGGCAGGCCCTGGTCGAGCCCATGGTGAGGACTGCTCTTCGGGCGTATCCTGGTTCCTCGCTTTACGGCATCACACCTCCGGCAGATGCTTCCGGGTCTGTGCTCATACGCCTGGCCCCGCCCCACGCCGCAGACCGAGGCGACTTCATTCTGATGGCCTTCGACCAGTATTCGGGCCAGCTTCTGCGTCAGATGGATTCGCGCCAGATGGGATTTGCTGCGCGGGTCCTGCTCTTTATGGGACCGCTGCATTTCGGGTCATTTGCCGGCAATTTCTCCCGGATGGCCTGGGTCCTGCTCGGCCTCACTCCGGGCCTGCTCTTTTTCACCGGCTTCCTGATGTGGTGGAGGCGGGTACCGGCACGGCGCATCAGGCAGCAGTCCGTCCCATCTTAG
- a CDS encoding class I SAM-dependent methyltransferase translates to MPHASWNESYARGELPWDTGRPDPLLMEFVTSGRLPPGPALEIGAGTGTNAIWLAERGFDVLGVDIAPLAVQRAQAKMEGRALRCRFLVWDILSSPPPEGPFRFVFDRGCFHVFDDPAEQRRFAQQVAAVLAPGGLWLSLIGSTEGPPREVGPPRRSAREVVLAMEPELEIVELRSAEFEIIAAQAWFCLSRRRIVPAQPSSRYV, encoded by the coding sequence ATGCCGCATGCATCCTGGAATGAGAGCTATGCCAGAGGAGAGCTGCCCTGGGACACGGGACGGCCCGACCCTTTGCTGATGGAATTTGTCACCTCGGGTCGACTCCCACCTGGACCAGCGCTTGAGATCGGGGCCGGCACAGGCACAAATGCCATCTGGCTGGCAGAGCGGGGTTTTGATGTTCTGGGGGTGGACATTGCACCGCTCGCTGTCCAACGAGCGCAGGCAAAGATGGAAGGGCGCGCCCTCCGTTGCCGGTTTTTGGTCTGGGACATCCTCTCTAGTCCGCCGCCCGAGGGCCCATTCCGATTTGTGTTTGACCGCGGCTGCTTCCATGTCTTCGATGATCCGGCGGAACAGCGGCGCTTTGCCCAGCAGGTGGCTGCTGTGCTGGCCCCTGGCGGCCTGTGGCTGAGTTTGATTGGCAGCACAGAAGGGCCGCCGCGGGAGGTAGGTCCTCCGCGCCGGTCTGCAAGGGAAGTGGTCCTCGCCATGGAGCCGGAGCTGGAGATCGTCGAACTACGGTCTGCCGAATTCGAGATCATTGCTGCGCAGGCCTGGTTTTGTCTTTCACGCCGACGTATCGTCCCGGCGCAGCCCTCTTCGCGCTATGTCTAA
- a CDS encoding L-serine ammonia-lyase produces the protein MKTSLFDLFKVGVGPSSSHTMGPMRAARRFVVGLAESGTLERTGRVCAELFGSLALTGHGHGTDRAVLLGLSGEEPSTIDPESIGPKLGEIHSSHSILLASSKRVSFCEETDLVFHRDRMYPEGAKTQHPNGMRFSAFSPDGALLASEVYFSIGGGFIVSDAEGAGNATAMTTATLPFPFRSAAELLQMAAEKGLSIWDLMLENEAALRPREEVRSGILHIWSVMQDCIERGMKTEGILPGGLNVRRRAPRLAARLREKGSVDPLAPLDWVTVYAMAVNEENAAGGRVVTAPTNGAAGVVPAVARYYCDFVPGADEEGILRYFLTSAAIGVLYKENASISGAEVGCQGEVGVACSMAAGGLVAAMKGTNGQIEHAAEIAMEHNLGMTCDPIGGLVQIPCIERNAMASVKAVHACRIALHESEQHKVSLDQVIKTMYLTGLDMQSRYKETSLAGLALNVIEC, from the coding sequence GTGAAAACGAGCCTGTTTGATTTGTTCAAGGTAGGGGTCGGGCCTTCCAGCTCGCACACCATGGGGCCGATGCGTGCGGCGCGGCGCTTTGTTGTCGGTCTGGCGGAATCTGGAACGCTGGAGCGTACCGGTCGCGTTTGTGCCGAACTGTTCGGCTCGCTGGCCCTTACGGGACATGGTCATGGTACGGACCGCGCTGTCCTGCTTGGCCTCTCTGGTGAAGAACCTTCCACCATCGATCCGGAAAGCATTGGGCCGAAGCTGGGAGAGATTCACAGCAGCCACAGCATTCTGCTTGCGAGCAGCAAGCGGGTCTCCTTCTGCGAAGAAACCGACCTGGTTTTTCATCGCGACCGGATGTATCCGGAGGGGGCGAAGACGCAGCATCCGAATGGGATGCGGTTTTCCGCATTTTCCCCTGATGGGGCGTTGCTGGCCAGCGAAGTCTATTTTTCCATTGGCGGAGGCTTTATCGTCTCCGATGCAGAGGGTGCTGGTAACGCGACAGCGATGACGACGGCAACGCTGCCCTTTCCCTTTCGAAGCGCCGCCGAGCTTCTCCAGATGGCAGCGGAAAAGGGCCTCAGCATCTGGGACCTGATGCTTGAGAATGAGGCCGCGCTGCGCCCGCGCGAAGAGGTCCGGTCGGGCATTCTGCATATCTGGAGCGTGATGCAGGACTGCATCGAGCGCGGCATGAAGACAGAGGGCATTCTTCCCGGAGGACTGAACGTGCGCCGACGCGCTCCGCGGCTGGCTGCACGATTGCGCGAGAAAGGCTCGGTGGACCCGCTGGCCCCGCTGGACTGGGTGACCGTCTATGCAATGGCAGTGAATGAGGAAAATGCCGCTGGCGGCCGCGTTGTGACTGCTCCTACCAATGGGGCAGCGGGCGTGGTCCCGGCGGTGGCGCGTTATTACTGCGACTTTGTTCCCGGAGCGGACGAGGAAGGGATCCTGCGTTATTTTCTGACCTCGGCCGCAATCGGCGTCCTTTATAAGGAGAATGCTTCCATCAGCGGCGCCGAGGTCGGCTGCCAGGGCGAGGTGGGTGTGGCCTGCTCCATGGCCGCAGGCGGCCTGGTGGCGGCCATGAAGGGCACCAATGGCCAGATTGAACACGCGGCGGAAATCGCGATGGAGCACAACCTGGGCATGACCTGCGATCCGATTGGCGGGCTGGTGCAGATTCCCTGTATTGAACGCAATGCCATGGCCTCGGTGAAGGCCGTCCACGCCTGCCGCATCGCACTGCATGAATCGGAGCAGCACAAAGTCTCGCTGGACCAGGTCATCAAGACCATGTACCTCACCGGATTAGACATGCAGTCGCGCTACAAGGAGACTTCGCTTGCGGGACTGGCTCTGAATGTGATTGAGTGCTGA